A stretch of the Fundidesulfovibrio soli genome encodes the following:
- a CDS encoding tetratricopeptide repeat protein: protein MSDFPVILGVFSLQKIEDVGTGATQSKHEQVTYWYARQLDPAKVETQPLNTYHVPSGIRKAMQLDEFMRTHTPEPRYYEANTVPALRTLKAKIDQGEKFFSMGLLDDAERAFLKALMVDELSVPANYGLGDVYTEQGEFAKLHKVLSVLMGLDDAFTAEYSQKLNSFGINLRKKGLLDESIQFFSRALQIRDNDEHIYFNLARVHFDKGDMQQCIGVLSKATELNPEFAEAHKFIRYCEKMAAPRDAATA from the coding sequence ATGAGCGATTTTCCGGTTATTCTCGGCGTGTTCTCGCTTCAAAAGATCGAAGACGTCGGCACAGGCGCAACACAAAGCAAGCACGAACAGGTCACCTACTGGTACGCCCGCCAGCTCGACCCCGCCAAGGTGGAGACGCAGCCGCTCAACACCTACCACGTGCCCTCCGGCATCAGGAAAGCCATGCAGCTCGACGAGTTCATGCGCACCCACACCCCGGAGCCGCGCTACTACGAAGCCAACACCGTGCCCGCCCTGAGAACCCTCAAGGCCAAGATCGACCAGGGCGAGAAGTTCTTCTCAATGGGGCTGCTCGACGACGCGGAGCGCGCCTTCCTCAAGGCCCTGATGGTGGACGAGCTGAGCGTGCCCGCCAACTACGGCCTGGGCGACGTCTACACCGAGCAGGGCGAGTTCGCGAAGCTGCACAAGGTGCTCTCCGTGCTCATGGGTCTCGACGACGCCTTCACCGCGGAATACAGCCAGAAGCTCAACAGCTTCGGCATCAACCTGCGCAAGAAGGGACTGCTGGACGAATCCATCCAGTTCTTCAGCAGGGCTCTGCAGATTCGCGACAACGACGAGCACATCTACTTCAACCTGGCCCGCGTTCATTTCGACAAAGGGGACATGCAGCAGTGCATCGGCGTGTTGAGCAAGGCCACGGAGCTCAACCCCGAATTCGCCGAAGCCCATAAATTCATCCGCTACTGCGAGAAAATGGCCGCGCCCCGGGACGCCGCGACCGCGTGA